The following DNA comes from Miscanthus floridulus cultivar M001 chromosome 5, ASM1932011v1, whole genome shotgun sequence.
TGCAGCTTGCAACTGTGGGCAACTAGTCGAATTTGGAGCTGAAACACGTCTCCATAGGAGAACCAGGAGATGGAGAAGAGCAGGATCCTCATCATTGGTGGCACAGGCCACATTGGCAAGCATATTGTTACTGCAAGCGTCCGGCTTGGCCACCCAACTGCTGTCCTCACCAGGGATTCTGCACCATCTGACCCAGCTAAGGCGCAGCTCATCAAGAGCTTTGCCGATTCCGGTGCTGCTCTCATCAAGGTACCAGTAATCATCTCTATCCGCTATGTGCTACTTTGCACCATTTTTTCTTTCCCTGTTTGCTAAATAATACTATGATAGTGATTTTGACATCTAAAAATAATACTAAAATTTTATTGAGCTCTGTTGATGTGCTTAGTAATTCTTATTTGTAGTTAACTACTTGTAGAATAACTTATGAGCTGGGATGTGATGTGCTTTCGCAATATGAACGTTCAAGTATATTGCCAGAACTACTTCAATAGAGCAGATGCATTTTATGCGTTGTTGGACCTGTTCATAGTGGCTCAAGTCACTCTGAAAGTACAGGCTCGCTTGAGGTTTTTCATCTTTCCTCTATGTGTATGCCAGGGAGATGTATTAGACCATGGAAGCCTGGTTAAGGCTGTTAAGTCTGTCGATATAGTCATCTCAGCAGTGGGCCCCCGCCAAGTCGGCGAGCAAACGAGGATCATTGCTGCGATCAAGGAGGCAGGCAATGTCAAGGTCAGTATTAAGCTTTTATTACTGGATTGTTCGCCTCCAAATCTGTACCCTTTTGATGTCTGCAAATCACTGAAGAATCTGTTTTACAGAGGTTTGTGCCATCTGAGTTTGGCTCCGACGTGGACCGCCTGCACACTGTGGATCCGGCGGCGTCACTGTATGCTGTGAAAGCCAACCTCCGGCGTCTGATTGAGGCGGAGGGGATACCTCACACCTACATCAGCTGCAATTGCTTTGCAGAGACCTACCTTCCAAGCATTGGTGATGTCACGGCCATTGGTGCTGGTCCTCCAGCCACCAAGATCACTGTCCTAGGAGACGGCAGTGCCAAAGGTAACTAAGGGCCATCAGGGCATGTGCCCATCCGACCTACTCCTATTTCATATTACTGCCTGGATCCTTGACGGTCACATGATGATGCAGCTGTGTTCGTGGTGGAAAATGACATTGCTGCCTACACGATGAAGGCAGTCGAGGATCCAAGGACCCTGAACAAGATCCTGTACATGAGGCCTCCTGCGAACGTGGTGTCCCACAACGAGCTCATCTCGATGTGGGAGAAGAAGACCAGCAGGACCTTGCAGAAGGAGCACGTCCCAGAGGAGGACATTCTGAAGTGGATCAAAGGTACTGGTTATCATCGTTGGCGTATTTCGTACGCGCATCTTCTCATCTCTAGTACACCTGCTGCCTCCCATACGCATATCGTTCTGGAGCCTTGTTAAGTTTGGATGGATGCCTGAATGCAGAAGTGGCGTTCCCTCTGAACATACTGCTGTCCCTGGGGCTCTCCACCTTCGTCAGGGGCGAGCAGGCCAACTTCGACATCAACCCGGCTGTTGGCGTGGAGGCCACCCAGCTTTACCCTGACGTCGCCTACACCACCGTCGATGAGTACCTCAACCGCCTTATTTAATTTAATATAGGTAGGAGACTTTGGATGCAAGTGACCGGTCACTGTCTCACCGGCTGCTCTGTGTTTGGAAATGATAAGCCAGCGTCTTGCTGGCCGTACTGCTATTTTGTTATTGGGGCCTGTTTGGTAGCCCTGGGCAAGTTGCTTGGACATTTAAGCTGCCTGTGACATGCCAGTTATAGTTGGTAAAATTGCCTGGTCAGGCATGCTCTGGTTTCATAGTGTTGTTTGGTTGAAGCCCTGAAATTGTGCCTGTGTGAAGAGAAGGAGCAGGCAGTGTCTGGTTCAGCAAGTGCCTGTGTTTGAATCAACATTGAGCTTGTCGCATCTTTCTTGATCCTGTAAAGAATCGGCCGTTGCTGTAGCAGATCAAAGGGCAAGTTTCAGCATTTTTTTTTACCTCTGACCAAAAGGACAGTAAAAAAAGTGGAAATCAAAGGCGCTTGCCGTTAGGAAAAAAAATTGGATCGACTTTACAGAGAGACAAGTACACACAGCATAGGGAAAATGGCAGATTTTGCCGAGATGGAAACAAAGAACAAAGATATAAATAAAAACATGAACGCAAAATCCATGGGATTGCAGTCACAGCAGGAAGATATAAATAAAAACATGAACGCAAAAATAAAAACATGAGCTCTCTTGCCATTTGATCTCACGAGTGACGTCACTTGGCCGTTTGATCTCACGAGTGACGACTATTCGACGAAGTGACGATGATTTGACAAAGTAACGACGATTTGACCAAGTGACGCGTATATATACGCTCAGTTACACGGCATCAGCATGCAGCTCTCACATCGAGCAAGCATTGCAACGGCTGGGTTATCAGTCCAAGCAATCGGTAGATCCATATATGGCGTCCGCAGGGAAGAGCAGGATCCTGGTGGTCGGCGGAACGGGGTACCTGGGCAGGCACGTCGTGGCGGCGAGCGCGCGGCTGGGACACCCCACCTTGGCGCTCGTCAGGGACACGGCCCCCTCCGACCCCGCCAAGGCGACGCTGCTCAAGAGCTTCCAGGACGCCGGCGTGACGCTCCTCGAGGGCGACCTGGACGACCAGGCTAGCCTGGTGAGCGCCGTCAAGGCTGCGGACGTGGTTATCTCCACGGTCGGGGCGCCGCAGATCGCCGACCAGACAAGGCTCGTCGCCGCCATCAAGGAGGCCGGCAACGTCAAGGTACCTGAACATGCATGCCCCGGGTCTGCATACATGCCCAGGGCGATCAACTAGCTAGTTTGTTGTTTGTCTGATCTGATCGATGCATGTTGCATGGCCATCAATACACATACACGCACGCAGAGGTTCATCCCGTCGGAGTTCGGCCTGGACGCGGACCGCTCGGACGCCGTGGAGCCGGCGAGGTCCATGTTCATCACGAACAAGGCGGCCATCCGCCGCGCCGTCGAGGCCGCGGGCGTCCCCTACACGTACGTGCTGGTCGGCTACTTCTTCGGCTACGGGCTGCCCAGCATCGGCCAGGTCGTCGTCGCCCAGGCACCCCCCGCCGACAAGGCCCTCGTCCTCGGCGACGGCGACACCAAGGTGGTGTTCGTCGACGAGGCGGACATCGCGACCTACACGGTGCTGGCCGCCGACGACCCGCGCGCCGAGAACAAGACGCTGCGCATCGGGCCGCCGACCAACACGCTGTCGCACAACCAGCTGCTGGCGCTGTGGGAGACGAAGACCGGCAAGACGTTCCAGCGAGTGCATCTCCCCGAGGACGCCGTCCTCAGGCGGATCCAAGGTAGCCTAGCTAGCAAGCGCTTTCCAAAAACATTGCTTCGTTCGATCGGGCTCTGAATTAGTATGATGATGATGGACTGATCTGATCCGATTTCCGATCCGCAGAGGCCTCAGTTCCGGTTCCGCTGGACATCATTTATTTGTCGCTCGGGCACGCCACGCACATCAAGGGGGAACACACCAAGTTCGAGATGGACCCATCGTCAGAGGTGGACGCTAACGAGTTGTACCCGGACGTGAAGTACACCACCGTCGACGACTACCTCAACAGGTTGCTCTGAATGCATGTAAACCGTGCGGACTTTAGAGATGTATATGGAGTGCACAAAGATCATGCGTCAGCATGTTCCGGTGACGCTTTCCTTGGATGTGGTGAGCGTGTGTGTGATCGTGGGTGATGATGCCAGCAAAGCTACTTTTAACTACTTTCCCATGTTTGGGACTGCGGCAGCTTGTCTGAACATCTCCAGCATATTATTTATCTTCCCCTAATACAAAAACTACCATACAAGGTGTTTATTCATAGGAACAATGGCCTTCCAGTCCAGTTTATTCATAGGAAAAGAAAATACCGGAGGTGACTGATAAATGGATTTAGCGTAAAGTTTATCGGtcaaagtgaaaataaataaaaCGTTCAATTTCTCTAGAAAATTGCATAAATGGTCTAGGCATTTAATATCAAGAACTAGCACATAAAAATATTGATACAAGAGAATACCACACTTTCATATAGGTGGACTAAAAATTGGAATTTCAGTGATAAATGTATTACCGAAGCTCAGCGATAAACATGATTTTCAGTTTTCTCAGAATTTTATCGATAAATTTTTTCCTTGAATCCACTCTACGTGCCGGTTAGGCTTCAGTCAAAGCACACAAGACGCCGGCATGATTTTGGATAAGTTCGTTGTTccacttccacatttgcactggctagaaagatgccaagggtgtgtttggttaccTAGCTCCCACCATCCATGCATGAGCTCAACCGTATACGCTTCAAAAGAAGGTTGTTTGGATCCCTGTTTCCACTTTCGAGCCCTGCTTGGCTCATGCActatgggcgtgattggttgccccGCTCATGTCATTCGAAGGCCCATCCGGTATTACTCGGTGCATTGCGGCCGTGTTTGATTCTCCTGCTCGCACCTTTCGCCTGCATCCTTTCGTTCATCTGCCCTCCTCTATCCTGCACGTCTCCGTCTTCTCAATTTTCACTTCTCTCTCCATACAGGACGGCTTGATTCACGCATGGTGCAGGGGCTCATGTGTCAGACATCCAAAActttgatgcatgcatgcaaccaaacatgaCCTCATCTTGTACCgaaccaacaacaaagacaaccaaacacgaccaCTTGCACGAGCTCAACACGGCTTCTTTGGTCCTGCACAGCCTAGCCATCCTGGCTCGAGGCTTGCtctgcaaccaatcacgccctatatGGTGGGATCCTGGCTCTGGGAGCTGCCCAAATTGAGCTTCACTGGTCAGCCAAGGCCCGGTGGATGCGGGGATGGGGTGTAGGGTCCACACGTCAGTCTCACAGGTGATACAAGTTGCATCTACTTATGCAGTTAAGCaaacaactttctagttttttttttggcaTCTCATGCAACCTGACCAAACACCATCTTTCTCTGAAATATGGTTTCACCTACCCTGCATCCTCTTACTCGAATATATGATGCAAACTCTATTTGGCAACCAAATACACCCCAAGTGTTCACTGTGGACCTTGAGGCAGGGCACTATGGCGCCCAGGTGCACAGTCAATTAAACGACAAGTGGATATATATTCCAATCAGAACAGATAATTAAGGCACCAATTATATAAAAAAGGGACGTGCTAAATTTCATATGTCCTGAATTTTAGCTTCCTTTCAGGCAACGATTATTGCATATATTGTTATATTAAAATTACAGTTTTAGTTTCTTACAACTTCTATAAACGTAATATGCAATTTCCGATTATGATAATTAATAAAACACATTAGATAAAACTATAAACCAGACAAAATCTTATCTattggcacaaagacaattaacaattaTTTTCTATAACTAGACAAGACAAAATTTTGGTATATTTGACATAAAAACAATTAACAAATCATAAACTTTGCAACAGACAATCCCTAACCCATGCACCGAGACGGATCAGCGTCCTCGCTGCCGCACATTTAAGCGAGCAATTTACAATTCACTGCTACGTATTGGCAGTGGCAGCTCTTGGAGTGGAACACGTGAGACGTGACTGACTGTGTGGGGCGTGTAGCCTCGCTTGCTGGGAAGCCGAATGTGGCGCATGGTGCATGCACGGAACTGTCGCCTGAATCTCAGTCAGTTTTCAGGCATCTGAAGCGCaggaaaagtgaaaaaaaaaacagaaagtgAAGGCGCTCGTCATTTGGTCCCACGACTACGTGTAACTTGTGACGCCGGGCAATCATTGCCAAGGGAAGGGACCAGCAGCCTCGGTCGGTCAGTCCCTgccctatctccttcaccctccaCCGCTCGATGGGATGGGCCACGTCCCGGGCCTGCCGTCAGCCAGTCCAGCTTAGGAGTCATCCAGGATGGCGTCGGAGAAGAGCAAGATCCTGGTGGTCAGCGCCACAGGACACCTGGGAAGGCACGCTGTGGCGGCGAGCGCACGGCAGGGCCACCTCACCTTCGCGCAGGTCAGGGACACCGCCCCCTCCGACCTTGCCAAGCGGCGCTTCTCAAGAGCTTCCAGGACGCCGGCGTCACGCTCGTCAAGGGCGACCTGCACGACCAGGCTAGCCTGCTCAGCGCCGTCAAGGCTGCGGACGTGGTCATCTCCACGGTCGGGGCGCCGCAGATCGCTGACCAGACAAGGCTCATCGACGCCATCAAGGAGGCCGGCAACGTCAAGGTACAACACTGTAGTTTCCCCCCAAAATTCCAGACAGAATTTCGCGAATTCAACGTTTTCGTTGGTGATAATAAGAAAACTCAGCCACTATCTAGCTAGATCATAGTTTGTCTCTTTGTCTGACCAACGGCTGCGCCATGCACGGCTATAGAGGTTCATCACGTCGGAGTTCGGACTTGACGCGGACCGCTCGGACGCCGAGGAGCCGACCAGGTCCATGTTCATCACGACCAAGGCGGCGATCCGCCGCGCCGTCGAGGCTGCGGGCGTCGCCTACACGTACTTGTGGACGGGCTACTCTTCGGCTACGGGCTGCCCGGCATCGGGCAGGTGCTGGCCCAAGCACCACCCGTCGACAAGGCCGTCATCCTCGGCGACGGAGACACCGAAGTGTCGTTCGTCGACGAGGGGGACATCGGAACCTACACGGTGCTGGCGGCCGACGACCCGCGCGCCGAGAACAAGACGCTGTACGTCAAGCCGCCGGCCAACACGCTGTCGCACAACGAGCTACTGGCGCTCTGGGAGAAGAAGACCGGCAAGACGTTCGAGCGGGTGTATCTCGCCGAGGACGCCGTCCTCAAGCAGATCTAAGGTCAGACACTCGGACTCTGACACCTTTGCTTGCTTGCTGACACCCTCCGTCCAGAAATGGTAGTAGTACCAATGAAAAAGTCATATAAATTAGATTTTGACCCTTGGTTTCTCTTATAATATGTAGTCCATTGCTAAATTAATATCATCTGAGAGGCACCTGGAATGCAAATCTAGTGATATATGTTTCATGTTCTAAACTTGCATATAGTTTTACTAAAATTTTAACTTTTCATATATACAGTTAAATATGCCTATCATTTCTGATTAAGTACATTTTCATACTTTAAATTGGATTTTTAACATTAAACTGTGAAACTGAATAACAGTTACCCTTTAACTCTCAAAACCAAACAAATTTAGTCTTATGGTTGGTTTCAAAGGTGGTTCTCTATTTTCTAAGAATCATAAAATTGTTGGTTTATCTCTAAAAATTCATAATTAGTTTATTTTAAatcataaaaatatgaaactaggacaagttttataaaaaaaatgttaGTTATTATTGTTGCTTTTCTAgagttatttggatcttatttgttttaaataaataatgaacatGGATATAAGCAAGAGGAACAAAAATAAATCAATTCCAAACAACTGTATATATGGATAAACATGTagataaatttaaaatttttctGATTTAAAATAAATTGTTTAAGATTTTGTATAGCAAATCAGATTTTTATCattttagaaaaataaatacCACCTTTCAAACCTAGCAAGAAGACCAAATTTATCCtgttttgatagttggaggggATCCATTTCAATATTTCTTAGTTGAACATTGAAAATTAGACTATTGTGCAAGTTGAAAGGTTGAAGAATATACTTTACCCTAATAAATTGTATTCTCTTTATTTTAAACCAGTAAATTGTTTTAGTTATATACTAAGTCAATTTTTCTAACTTTAACTAAGCTcgtagaaaataaaataaattttatattGTTCAAATATATACACTATCATAATACATTTAATGAATTACTACGTTTTATGTTGTAACCGAACGTCTTGCGGGTCTTCTTGGCCAAATAACCCAACAACAACAGTCATTTATTGTTCCTGATGAATGAATGCGGTGGGAAgtgccacccccccccccccccccccccccccccccccgcgtctGTGTCAAAAATGCGTATATGTTTGTGTGTGTTTTAATTAACTTTATCAAACCTAGAGAAAGTTATTTGACTTAGAATGAaattaaaatgatttataattCGGAACAGGGAGTATTTTAATTAACTTATGGACTTTGCCATCAATAGCTTTTAAATAATCAGTCTGTAAACATAAAAATCATACGTGTAAATCTACTTTGAAAATTATATTTCATACATTTTACAAGACAATTAAATCTATATATTCTAATTAGAATATGTCAATGACGTCTATATATGTCCTATTGATAAATCCTCAAACATCTATCTAAATAGGTGGACACCAATCACACTCATCTATGGCCCAACGGTTTTCTACAAAAACACTTGTTCTAACTGTGAACTGAACTGTGATATGATAATTGATAACCATGGGGTTAACAATTCTGCATAACTTCCAATCCCGCTGGACATCCTACTGTCAATTGGGCATGCGGTGTACATCAAGGGGGAACATAAGTTCAAGATCGACTCATCGTCGGCGGCGGACGCCTGCGAGCTGTACCCGGACGTGAAGTACTCCGCTGTCGACGATTTACCTCAACAGGCTGCTCTGAACGTGACCCGCAGAGTCTCCATCGAGTGCGCACCAATTACCAATTGGGAAGACATCTGGTGGATCTTCTAAAGAGATGACGTTTTTGAAACCCAAGCTCATCACTTTCTGCTTTGCAAACAAAGATCCTCACCGCAACCGCAAGAAACCTTGGAGGGGGACGATAGCTCAGGGGACTCAGGGTGTACACTAAGCTCCATTCATTTGCTTATTCAAATTTCGGGTAACATAACCGTGGCCGGCTGCACGTATGTACTTAGTCCAGCTATGGCCAAACAAAATATCCATTTGGATTTCATTGTCACACTGGCCAAGCACACAGTGTTAACAAAATGTGGCTCCTGCTGCGGACCTCTTTATTGAATACCCACAAACTAGGATAACGGTAATAATTAGACCCGCAGTTCGGACAAACGGACCAATCGACTCGCGCCGCTTGCCTGcatcaaaaaagaaaagaaaagaaatcatcgacgctctctctctctctctcccgacaTAGCCCAAAGCGCGGCCACCTCCGCGCGCTGCGCACTGCCGGCCCAACGGTGCCCCAGCCATGCGGCGCAACCCCCCGGCGGGGTGGCCGCTTGCCCGCATCGCGTGCCGCGCACCTCTGCCCCACTCTGCCTCGCTGCTCCTTCCACCAGATCCACTGCACGCGCGAGAGATTCGATGGTGGTGGGGATTGCGGCACCTGGCTGCAGGGGGCTGTGTGTCGAGCCCACAATACCAGCGGCCACGAAGGGGTCCCCGTCGACCTCCTAGTAGGTGGAGTCCATCTGGTCGATGCTGGCGACAGCACGGCTGCCTCTGGTAAACTCCACACGCCGGTGAGCCTCCATTTCTCAAGTAGTAAGGAGATGTTGCGATGTGTTGAAAATGCATTTTGcaagcgcatgtttcaagtgtttcggatGTTTCGCAATTGTTTCAGATGAATGTCgcaaaagtagatcagaatgttacatttgttgtattggttgtacatgtatgttgtaaatgtatgttccttttgtttcatctgtgtttttggATGtattgttgcaagtgtgtttatctggatgttgcatacgtttcacACAAAtgctgtaagtgttttatctggatattgcgtaTGTTTGAAATGGTTTAAAAGTGTTTTTAATGTGTATTCgtaagtgtttcatttgtctttagacatatgttgcaagtattgtatctggatgtttcaaaagtatatTGGATGTTGTACATGTTGCAATGCGCGTGAGAAACGGATGGGACGCTGGCGGTCTAGCGGCGCGGGCCCCGCATGGGCACATGAAACCTAGGCGCAGGCAGGGGGTGTGCTAGGTTTTTTTTACAGGCATGGGCATGAATTGACGGTGCGAGCGCGGGAAACTACAGGACGGACCTAGtaccggacgtccgggcgctagtatCTCGTAATATCACACGCCAACTGAAGTTAGCGTGAACTAACTCAATGTTAAAAAAAATGTAGCGAGGCTCGACGCATTCATTGTTCTGATCAAGACTTGGCGGTCGTCCAACAGGTGATGATGTGCAGGATTGGAGAATTCCCGTGCAAGTAGTTGGACGTTCCATTGTCCATTTACAAGCTAAGACGTAGCGACGAACAGTTCCTTATTGATGACGTGGCCAGAAGGATCCCGGCATGGAAAGGGAACCTATCTATCGGGGAGAACGACGCTTGTCAGATCGACGTTGCCTACAATCTCGGTACACTATCTATCGTGGTTTGCCTTTCGGCTTGGGCTATAGAAGCTATTGACAAGAGGCGACGGGCGTTCATCTGGTCCGGATCGGATTCGGTGGAAAGGCGGTCAGCGACGGGTTGCCTGGGAAGTCGTCTGCAGCTGCAGGTCTGAGGAGCTCGGTGGACTTGGCGTGCTCGATCTTCGGAGACCAGGTGTTGCCTTCAGAGTGCGTTGGGAATGGCTCCGGCGTACTGACTCGCGTAGAACGTGGTGTGACCTGCCGTCCTCCACGGAAAAACTGTAAAGGCTATTTTCCATGGGGTGGTGGGAGCCTGACCTTGTTCTGGACTGATAGATGGTTGCATGGAAGGTCCATTCAGACCTTGTTTAAATTGAGGGTGTaaaattttgggatgttggtgTCATATAAGGGTATCACGTGTGttcagatattaataaaaaaataaattacagaatccgtcggtaatctgcgagacgaatttattaagcctaattaacctatcattagcacatatgttactgtagtaccacattgtcaaatcatagactaattagggttaaaagattcgtctcgcaaattaattgcaaactatacaattagttatttgtttagtctatatttaatacccaATACAtttgtccaaacattcgatgggatatgTAGTAAACTTTATAGAAGGAACTAAACAAGCCTCGTCATTTAGCGCCAGCTCTATTCGCGGTGATCAACACAGGCGAACGGTTGCGTCAGCTTTGTTAGGAAGGGCTTGGGTGTCCGACATCAACGGCGCCTTGACTGACAATTCAGGTGCTGCTCGATTACTACATTCTGGTATGGGAGATGACCGCGGGCGTGGAGTTCATCAGATCAGCTGTACTCGGCTACCTCGGCTTATGGGGCGATGTTTATCGGTGCTGTTGTGGAAGACGAGTGCTCCGCCGAGGGTGAAATACTTTTTTCTGGCTAGTGTTGCATGGGCGATGCTGGACACCAGATAGAAGGCATGGTCTGCAAAACTGCGGCAACTGCATATTCTGTGATCAGCAATCTGAAACACTGGACCACTTGTGTTGGCTTGCGTGTTCGGTAAGGAGGTTTGGGTGACAGTGATCGGACTGCTACACCTAGAGATGGGGTTGTCAGCGTCCGGGATGCAGGTTGCCTGGAGCGGTGGCTGCTAAGACGGTCTCCAACAGTCTACCCGCTACGGCACCTAAACCTAAATATATCTCGTTCACGTTGGTTTAGGTGAAAAAAACACGGTTCAACGGAGTAGGAAAACCGAAGACCTAATTTGCGTCGGTGTCGAGTGGGAAGCCAAATAAGCGTCCGTCTCTCTCCTCGACCCATATCTCTACCACACCCGCACAACCGTTTCGCGGGAGGGGAAAGAAGAGGAAAGCGCACCCGGCGAGTCGCCGTCGGCGGGATCTGCACCGAGCTAGGCTTCGCAGGTATGGATCCCTCCGCCTCACCGCCGCGTCCTCCAGGCTCGCCACTCGCCGCGGAGCCCTGGCCAGCCCGCGCCGCGACGACGATTCCCCGCCCCAGCGGCGCAGCCGCTGCCGCTCGCTCGCTCCACATTTCGGCTGCCGCCGGCCGGCCAGCTCCTAGGCGGATAGGAGCTGGTTTTGTTTGTGTCCCTGCATTTCCTCCCCCATCTGTTGTCGCTTGTTCAGATTTGGCTCGATCCGCTGCTGATCCTGATCGTCGCTGTTGTTGGTTGGTTGCGAGCAGGGAGGGGCTGCGAGAGCGCAGCGTGCAGTGGACCGAGGTCATCCCATGGGAGCCCAGGACTTTCGTCTACCACAACTTCCTAG
Coding sequences within:
- the LOC136449707 gene encoding isoflavone reductase homolog IRL-like; its protein translation is MASAGKSRILVVGGTGYLGRHVVAASARLGHPTLALVRDTAPSDPAKATLLKSFQDAGVTLLEGDLDDQASLVSAVKAADVVISTVGAPQIADQTRLVAAIKEAGNVKRFIPSEFGLDADRSDAVEPARSMFITNKAAIRRAVEAAGVPYTYVLVGYFFGYGLPSIGQVVVAQAPPADKALVLGDGDTKVVFVDEADIATYTVLAADDPRAENKTLRIGPPTNTLSHNQLLALWETKTGKTFQRVHLPEDAVLRRIQEASVPVPLDIIYLSLGHATHIKGEHTKFEMDPSSEVDANELYPDVKYTTVDDYLNRLL
- the LOC136449708 gene encoding isoflavone reductase homolog IRL-like; translated protein: MEKSRILIIGGTGHIGKHIVTASVRLGHPTAVLTRDSAPSDPAKAQLIKSFADSGAALIKGDVLDHGSLVKAVKSVDIVISAVGPRQVGEQTRIIAAIKEAGNVKRFVPSEFGSDVDRLHTVDPAASLYAVKANLRRLIEAEGIPHTYISCNCFAETYLPSIGDVTAIGAGPPATKITVLGDGSAKAVFVVENDIAAYTMKAVEDPRTLNKILYMRPPANVVSHNELISMWEKKTSRTLQKEHVPEEDILKWIKEVAFPLNILLSLGLSTFVRGEQANFDINPAVGVEATQLYPDVAYTTVDEYLNRLI